The Brachyhypopomus gauderio isolate BG-103 unplaced genomic scaffold, BGAUD_0.2 sc186, whole genome shotgun sequence genome segment AAGACGGCGGGGATGAGGCACAAAATTGCGTGAAGGCTTTTCGTGATAAGGACCGTTTCCTGCCTGCGGTTATTAtgggttttgtagtttaattaattaacacgtaccaacacctgtagccccgcacaaacacagacaacacagaactgacttccggacgtttcgattaaactacacttttctaaaattaactaaggtaaaattttaagacctgactaaattaaatttaagaccttggatgaaaatctggctgttttttaagtcttttaaggccttaaatttaaagttttgaatttcagacattttaagactttttaagacccCGCGGGAACCCTGAGTTATAGCAGTCAAGGGTCATATCAGGAGGGCAATCATATAAGGAACAAAAAACAAGATCGAAAAGACATGACTTGAACAAATCACACACCAGATACTAAAGAGAAACTTAggaactaaacaagacacaacTGAAAATGATGAGAAGGTGGAGTTACAAATGACAGGGGTGTGGCAGAACACATGGGAAAACCAAAACATGGACACATGGAATaccaagacagacagagaagggGATAAACAGAGCATGATAAAGGTAAAATCACCAAAACGTACAGAAGTCTGAGATGCCTCAAAACGCTGAATGGGCCCAGTAAGACACACTCTTACTCAATATTAAATCACTCATTGTAATTTACACAAATGAGCAGCGCACTGTTGAAAATAAGATATGTGAAAACTCAATCATTGGTTAGAGTGTATGGAATTAAAAATAACACACCTGTTAATTTTTGATCCTCTTTCTAAAAGGTGGACAGACTGCAATTACCTCTACTAcaagaaaaaagtaaaaataaaaataagaggCATCAAACCTGCTACTACTGCGCCCTGAACTGCTGCTGTCCCCTGAACTGCTGCTGGcccctgaactgctgctgctggcCCCTGGACAACTGCTGCTGGCCCCTGGACAGCTGTTGCTGCTACTCCTAGCCCCTGGACTCCAATATGAATCCATCCTACATTTAAGGAAAAAAGTGTAATCACATTTATATGGAAGTGATATGTTAGGCAAGCTAGTTAGGCCAATATCTGCATTATCTGTGCTTACGCCCCAGCACATTATTTTAGTATAGAACTCAGGATATAGGACATCAGAATATTCTTACCTTGGACTACCATGTCAAATAGGGACTGCATTCTTTTTAAACAGGCAGACAATGTCTCTGTAAATTGACACCTGGGGGACAGAGTCTCTAACACCCAGGAGCCAGTCTTCCTTCCAGGCTCTGATAAAAACATTACTGCTCGTATTCCCAGAGCCTGTAATTTCTCAAGCTAAAACAATCACCCCCAAAAAGTGAATAATTTGCACTAAAATGCTAATTTATAATTTTCCATATTATTTCAAATCTGTAGAATGAAAATCAATCACATACCAGTAGTGAAGCTTCATCTTTTATGTGTGATGCTGTGTGATTTCTTTTATGGGCCTGAACCCATTCCGTACGTTTAtggtcaagttttttttttttttgtcttaattTAGATGGTTGTTTTGCTGTACATGATGTGCAAACTTTGCAAGCAATATTAATTAAATTGTGGCAAGCCACACACTTCTTGAAGGTGGTTCCACGTCCGGGCAtttctaaatacacacacacacacacagacagagaattAGTCAATGCCCCTTAAAACAATTTCGAAAGATTCATTCTTAGTACCCATGCAAATAGTGACAATTTGTGCAACTGTACCTTAACCCAGTTGATTGGTAAAGCAGTAAATCATGCTAAACCTTCATTCTAAAATCGTCTAAAAGACCAAGTAGGTCCAAATAATTCTAGCATACTCTCATTTATGAATCAGAAATAAACAGGACATGCAATCAGTGTAGCTAGGCTATGTAAAATTATGAGACACTTCAAGGGTAGAGAcgtaaaaataaagaaatctgTTTGGCTCTTTGATTATTATCTACACTATCCTATACCCTTGAACGTCGACTTCATACCTACAACTGTCATGTAGTTGTATTTTGTTAAAGTTGAATGTTTTATCATAATTACACTGAAAAATGTTTATCTAACTAGCTGGCTAGCTAGATCTGAAAATTTAGCTAGTGGGAGATACTTAATGTGTATTTGCATAAATGCAGATACGTCTTCATTAGCTAGATAGGAAGCTATGGGATTTCAGAGCTAGCTACATACCTAGATACCCATAAAGATCTACGCTGTAAGTGAGTGTGGGCGGCTAAATTATGTCACTATTTGTGTTACATTAACTGAAATCCTAAACACTTCAATCAAAAAATGATTAATACGATTTAATAGAGATTACCAAAACATACTAACCTACAACCATTGAGCATGTAATACCTGAGCAAAAATGAGAGCGTCACGGCGTCTCCGTCGTCATCATACGGGTATTTGTCCATTTTCAGTCGTTTTATGTCAGCGTGTGCATTTCACGTTTCAGGCATACAAAAACGTGTAACTGACACGGCACGCCGGGTGGACCAACGTGTGTATTACACCGACTTCTTTAATGCCCCATTCCCCGATCCGAGAGGGAGCTGGCTATTTACTTCGTGGATATTCTCTTAGCCAGATTCATTTTGTTTATGGAAGTTTGTGTGCAGAACTACTAGCAtccattatttatttttgcgaGGCTCTGGTCACAATTATTGTAAAATGCTGGTTTTGCACATATTTGTCTCGCAAAGTAAGTTTTTGGTTTTCTCCACAGTCGAGGCGTCATGCTCAGCAAGCGTTGCACAGAGCACACAGGGCGTATGCCTTCACCTTCTCACAGACGTTTTCGTCAGCTACAAAGGTTCCCTTCAGAATTTAATGTGTATTACTGGCTTTTTGGCAGATATAAGTATAAGCAGTTTATAAGAGCTTTGTCCATTTCAGTGgtaaagttttttttctgcatgattgcaggtggtggaggtgacgcTCCAGCACAAATCTGCCTACAGGGGGCAGGAGAGTGAGCACTGGTGGGTGCTCAACAATGTATTTTACAACATAGATgcagaggtgagtcatgggAACAGGTTCTCAGTTTCAGTGAGAATGGACTTGCCACAGTTGATGTCCTTCAACCTAACATTTTCTATGCATTTGTAGCTCACCCTCCACTACTTTGCCAACGCTAAAGCCGTGGCCTGCATCAAGATAAGTAAGAGTCTTggataaatgcattttaaactAGCATGTCCCGTTCTTAATCACActcatcagcatgtcctctgtTAATTCAGCGGAGGGAATCCAGCATCACAGAAGCAACGATATACCTGTGCACGCAGTCAACGTCGTCATCTGTGCAGAATATCTTTCAGGTTAGTGCATCCTCATACCTGATTACATTTAGACTTACTTATGGGGTATTTAGAAAATGATTCCTAAAGGCATCTTCACTTATTTTTACTCTTATTTGTGTTTTTCAGCAATCAGAAGTTTCTGTGACGTATAAGGGTGTCTCCATCGGTTCAGATGGCCTTTTCAGGTCACATGAGTCTaatcacacccagaccctggagacaccgGACCCTGCTGTTTTCTCCACCAGTCCTGACACATCAAGAGGACCCCCTCCACGCccacctccaggcttttaaTCACCTACACAGCATTTTAATAGATTCTTATACAAAGTTCTAATCTCACTATGTATCATGCCTTTTACTTTTCCcacataaaaacaaatgtttgtatgtatttgtgtgtttttcagatgaagTCGGTTTTCCCCATAACATGAGGACTAGATGTTGGACTGTTGGGACTCACATGGACTGATCACCCACGTGGGGGGTTGTGCATCTGCCCCTTCTTCTCTTTGCCCCTAACACTCTGTTTAATGTTTCATCTTTtgaggtttgtgtaaccctaacacatctccCCAACTTTTCAGTAAAACATTGAACTATGTTTGGTCTTTGTGGAGATGCCTTGTCATCAGGCTTGACTCCAACGATAGACCTCACccattgtttttttaatttgtgcagcacacacatgaacatagtcCCTTAAACCGGATAAAACATTGGTAAAACTGTGCAGTAAAAGCTTAGCGGCAtgtctggccacactcgctgccCCCGTGAAGTTCTCCCTTGAAAGATCCTATGCTCTGCATTTAAATGAGTATCCCCGGCCCCAACTTTGTTAGACTCTATCATCTACGTTGGAGCAGGACTACATACGTCGCCATTGAAACACgtacaacatacacaaacataactgtatgctattgtttgctatacatcacattcagcattacaacttttcctgtcctcctcctacaggttcagtaggacctgcctcccccccttctgcagatgaccgtgggctctaccggccagcaccagggaagccctggaagacggCCCTCCTCCCCTGAGGACAAAGGACCTCTAGTGAGTTATTcctcttttatatatatacacatacacacagtccaggtgatgggtcaggtctctgaccccatcaaagtctttattttgcttttctgtctctttcttactctccatcatgtaggtctccagtgcttcttcctggagtagaaaccacagacagctgtgcaacctgatcttcacccagacttccaggacaagaggagtaatgaagtttgtggaccaggacacaATGCATGTTGCCTTCTGTCATGCAGGTATCACAATGAAGCAGtctggttttctttttttttcccccattttaATTGAATAACATTTTCTACTTCCAGCAATATCACCCAAGTAGGTGTTTTCCCCTCATTTTCTGCAGATCTTTGAGAAAGCTGTTGCCAATCTGGAATGCGTCGACTTTCTCCTGAGCTTAGAGATGGTCTtgtcagaggtggatggtgcttcAGCACTGGTAGACTGGAAACCTGCAAAGTCAAAGCAAACAGACGGCGTGAGAGGGATGCTGTGTGTAGTCTTCCATgctgttgtcattattgttgttCATGCCCTATTAGTTGTGCAGCAGGAAAGACTACTAAACCATAGAACACAactaaaccatggaagactACTATACCATGGACCCCTCACTTCTTTATACATAATACTGTCATGAATTAAACTTCACCAAAGAAATACTAAAATGCGTACCATCTGGAATATGTCTGTCCACCACCTGGTCCTCCGTGTGAACATGCACTTAGGTTGTCCGTTTCTTTAAAAAGAGCAGACAATTTGATATaaaatcattcaaaatatgattgacggtagcataaatgtatggttgaaaatcattcagaagagcagaatctaaagctaatggtgtgactgggaataaatacattttaaaaacagataccttgaatctcagcttcagaaatcttggaaacctgaaccaccaagatttcttctccagccccacgtccactgtctgtgctgcactCTGCAGAGCGGAGCCTGTATGGTCCTGTTCTGTCCAAGAGATGGTGATGCCAGCGACATCACCGAACAGAGTGAGGGCAATCAGAGCTGACAGCTCTGAGCAGCATCTCTGTAGTGACAGCTTCACTTCCACGTCAGCCTCCGTCACAGATGCGCTTCTAGAACCGTAGTGATCAGTGTCGGGCTTGGTCCAGGATGTCAACCCAAGGCGTTCTTGGAGAAAAGTTTCTGAAGCAGTCTTCACAAATCTCCTCACGATGCCCGACTGGAGTGCCTCCTCAGAAAGGTCAGTATCCGACAGCACTGACCGAGTACCCCTGCAGCTCATTTGTGCTTTTACTCGGTCCAGAGCCGCAATCCTTTCCAGCATCAGGTTCCTCACTATAGGGATGAGGTCCTGAGCAACCACCTCCTTCACTGCCACTTTGACCCATGCCGAGATTTTTTCCAGCACTTCAatcaaatcctccattttcatctagttaggttaaaggaaagtgtaaaaagttcatcagtatccaaaagcttaatgatttttaattattacctttttttaaccttaagctgattatttctttaagtaaaatgctaatgtaaagaacatctaatgttgtgaaggtctgaccagacatggccaaaggctcatgttgctatggtaactcagacacacaggcagataggaagacagagatacagagattgGTACTCACATTGCTTGGCAGTGTATTCCTCAGCTCTTCAGTTAGAACAGCTGGATTAATCCCAGAGGTGGATACGACTCCACCACTTTTCCCACATGGAGGAGTGTTGAGCTCCTCCATCACTGCCTCCTCCACTCTAGTACAGCAAATAGCTGTGGTGAAAGAAACATTTACTTTAAGCATCTATGAGGCAGACACTAATGATGCACATAAGGAAATGTCACTAAAAACATAAATTGTGGAAAATTATAGTTATGAATAAATAACCTCGTAATGCATCACGTTTTGGTAACATGTAATCACGCTAAATCTCACCTGAAAACCATCTGCTATGGTCTTTCTTTGCCTGCTTGTTTTTCACACTGGGGGCCGACACATCACAGCCCTCAGGAAGCTCTTCTGTTGGCCCAGCTTTCTTAGACTGTAgtagagaaaatgaagaaaaaatgagTTTCATGATGACTATCGCaagggttctcaactggtctcagcccgggacccactttaTCCTCAtggtcattaagtcgcgacccactTTTTAAAAAAACGTTGTCGGTTGCcgtacaccatgcactttatgcaatacaacttgtttggtggtcttatgaaggaccgtttataagctattgaaattattacaaaaaacagtgtgtagtgctctggggccttcacgaccgccacttgcgtctgtgttaaggtcatttgtagacggtgccttagacgttgcagtgatgaaagttgcacatttagaatacgtctattcctgacgtaaacaaagttgtagatgtttgtcttggttgcCAGAAACAAGAATTTTATTATAGCACTTTTGCCAATACTGTCTTAGTTATTGAAGAAAATTCCGAATACTCTAACCTGAAACAAACTTGTTTCctagtatgcatacgagtgacttttgatcccaattaacttaaaattatgtacagttataaagaagtGTCCTCTTTGtgtccgacagagatgtagactgtgtggaaaaaatgcgatatttttcgcttggccattttcaacgctTAGTGCTCAAGTTTCAGCTCCGTTTTGCGAGTCATGCTGGTGATCGGATTCCTgcatttgttgatgggcagaGACGAACATGTGAGCGGGAGCTGGAGTCTAtcgtttaacttttaaaatacaaactcaaaagaaaatgatggaaatttttccaattacaaaaaatccttacccataaaaaaataatgctgttgTATCGGCTGTCGCCAgtggcgagtgaaataatttATAATTAGGGTTACCATAaatattactcgcaaattaataTTCATGGTCGTGATTGCGACGATTTTAGTCGCAATCTGAAGCCCTGGCATGTCTGACGGGTGCCtctatattaatttttttacaagctgtccgcgacccacccagaacgtgtccgcgacccaccagttgagaatcactggtcTATCGTATTTGGACTGCTCAGACGGGATGGGTGGGGGGCGTACATCATATTTTGAAAGCCAATGTGTTGATTTTGGCTCACGAATAGATTAATTTCTGAGTAACGTTGTGCATAAGGATTTTTAAAGTTTTGTAGTGGGCCAGTAGCAGCCTTGTTAAGATGTGCGACACCCTAAAGACCAACAAATAACGTCATTCCACGCCACCATTGAATTTCGGAAACTGCGCTACGGCACAATCATTAATTAGCAATATGTTCATGAGCTAGGCCTATGTAGTGCTTTCTAATGTGTGCTTCTAAATAAAACCATGCGTGTTATACAACCCTTTATCTTAAGTAGGCTACATTATGCATTAAACACGTTGTAGAATGCTACCCTTTTCTGTGAAAATAATACAGGCTGCGGACATCCGCGCAGACAGGATAGGGGGAATACGAACATTTtataatttgattttttttctcaacaCCGCTGGACTCTCAAGGAGAGAATATTAATCTATCTTAATAATGACCTCAGATGGTTAATAACCAATATTAATTGGTTACACATCTTAAATGTGATAAGAGGCCGTAAAATGAAGTAACTGGGATGTAACCGGATAATTAATGTTAATCTGAGTCGCCATTTGTGGTCGAAAGCAATTTAGTTCTATTTTTGTGCAATATTCTACAATCACTGTTGCTACAAAGCAACTTTAGAGAACTGTCTCGACGAGGAATGTAATTTTCAATAAATAGACTGGGAAGCGGCTCTCTCGAACTTACTCGGACTAAAGTGAGATTATGGAAAAAGCTCAAAGGAACATGAACTTACCCTCATCATTAGTTTAAACATGATCAATAGTCACTCCTTTACTCGCACAAGATATCGGTGAACCGCTGTAGTAGCTACTTCAACCTCCGTGACGATCGAACCATCTGTGGTTAAATTAAACACTGTCTGTGGCGACTTTTATAGGTCTCCTGCATTGTGACTTCATATGCCGTGTTGTCGTAGGGACGCAGTTAGATAATAACTAAAACTACTAATTGCCCGTGTTGTCATAGTGACAGTTAGATAATAACTAAAACTACTAATTGGCCGAGTCTTCAAGTGCAAATCACATTGGGCTGGCCCATGTTAATCTCAGTAGTTTGGGCCGGGACATTTATCACACCCACTCTGGCCCTGGAACATGTATCAGATCCACTCCGGTGTTataaaaatctgtgctacccatcGAATGTCTTACTTAGGTATTTTCATGTCAGTGTACAACGTACACCTATAATTTTGCGTTTCAGCATTTTTTCTCTTGAATTCACAATGAGGACTGTCCATTTATTTTGCcaatttacttttttgtcaacaattattaaatatttttgtgaatatcctCGGAAAGACCTGAGAAATATCACTACTGCTTTGTTTCTAATACGTGGAGGTTCCAAATGTctgctagtcagtttgttttatccttgccagtaaataactgtgctCTCTTTTATCATTCCATCCTAAATGGTTTTAGTTGACTGACCTTGAAAATAGCACTTCTTAACCTTTGACGTTCGTTCAGTTTggctattttacattttgaatcaattttattaaatacaagtaaataaccatGAAATGTTAATGACGCTTGCACTCATCGCAGTCATTTCTTCGATGTTCAGTTAAACGTGCAATTGAGTAGAAGTGGGACACGATACCTGTTTCTGATAAAGGGGACATACCCAAAGAGCTTCAACAAATCACAGAGGCAAAATCTCAGAGTCCCTCCAAGTTTCAAATAAAAGGTCATTAAAGTTCAAACATATGTTAGTCCAAACATGCttccagcattaatactgtagattTTATGGTCTATGGGGGGTTATCTATCGTATTTGGACTGCGCAGACAGATTACATGGAGAAACCTGTGCACTTCACCTGTTCCAAATGCTCAATTCGGATAACCTCATGTTAAGGCTCTAACGTTGGAGGATCCGTGGCTCCGTCCGAAATGCCGTGTAGTaggcactagatttcaatgcatTACGTTCTACTCAAATCTTAAAGCAgtgcgttctttcagtaggcgactgggcaGTTTTCATAACCTCGAACATACTACGTCCGTCATTTACCTATGTCATATGATATGGCATATAACGTTATACCACCACAGTTTAAGGACCGCTATGAATTAAAAGCGCCATTCcatatttgtgttttatatatttatattgatTTAGAATCAGCATCAAGACGTCGTCGAGGACTAACAGAGTTACAATAACCATTAACCTCGATTTAGCCTTATTAATAATCCCAAAGctagatatatttatatttgcaagGGTTATAATTTTCAAGGGGATAATTTGGCATTTCACTAGCATCACTGACAAGGTGAGGTGAATCCCCAACTTTGTTATATCAGTGTGACAATTAGGCAACCAAGAtttataataaactaaatattaacgtaaaataatttgacatacaaaccacttctaaaccaaataaagttggtcaaatctttaaaatcaaatctttaaatcacagaaagtaaaagtgTCTAAAATTGATGTAAGTGTCATCACCATTGTAGCTTTTATTTTGTGGTTGTACAGGGTGTCCGCAGggtcttaaaaagtattataagttgataaatcaatattggaaaaatgaaggcccttaaaaagtatttaaaagccTTAATCGCGATTTTGGAGTAGGGCCTACTGGATTTTCGTTGATATTTTAGCTTTGCAACAAAAAGTATGCaactattaaaaataagatgTCCCTTTTTTACATCCGGTTTATGTAAAAACTTTTGGGAATCATTTTCACTATCAGTTCGTTTTTAAATTCTCTATTAaggctttattttattattttatttttcatacagaaaataattctggaaatataatgtgtcgttttgcaaatataacacacggcaaaaatgcttagtagtttggtgctgtatgagacattttactgcacaacaaaatgatttcacgttgggcttagagggcaaacggtagatttgacttgatgtgtatgtgacctggctggtggggacgggagaagaagtctatctgtgagcgtgtgtgctgtgctgaagacgcttccttcacctcgctgaagtgaactgctgcagcgcatctggtgttaaaggaagagagaggtcggatgtgtgcgaggtggtggctcatttcagggcattgtttttaatcgctcaggttttcaaaagatcatttcaaaccgacctcagtaaaatgataataataaaaaaaataaaaataaaataaaaaacgaagtttcaaaagggcactttcgttgataaagggcagagttggtggtgctttagcaccacttgatgtctatgtgtgcacgccactggttctttcagtaggcgactgggcaGTTTTCATAACCTCGAACATACTACGTCCGTCATTTATCTATGTCATAGTTAATATGTTCTGAATACAAGAAGCTTCTGTCCTATACTCGAGACGTACCGAACCATGAATCAGTGTTTGTAGAAGAAGTCACCATGCTTGACTGCTCTGACAAGCGCTACATAGACTTTCCTCTGTTTCCAGGGAATGTAGtattgtgggggagggggggggtggccaGGTACATTTAAAATGATCTCACTAATCataatatacactaccgttcaaaagtttggggtcacctagacaattttgtgttttccctgaaatctcatacttttatttatcaaatcagttgcaaaatgaatagaaatatagtccagacattgacaaggtagaaatgtttttttttaattatttgaaataattttctactttaaactttgctttcgtcatcAAAGAATGcccccttagcagcaattacagcattgca includes the following:
- the LOC143502053 gene encoding uncharacterized protein LOC143502053, with product MFKLMMRSKKAGPTEELPEGCDVSAPSVKNKQAKKDHSRWFSAICCTRVEEAVMEELNTPPCGKSGGVVSTSGINPAVLTEELRNTLPSNMKMEDLIEVLEKISAWVKVAVKEVVAQDLIPIVRNLMLERIAALDRVKAQMSCRGTRSVLSDTDLSEEALQSGIVRRFVKTASETFLQERLGLTSWTKPDTDHYGSRSASVTEADVEVKLSLQRCCSELSALIALTLFGDVAGITISWTEQDHTGSALQSAAQTVDVGLEKKSWWFRFPRFLKLRFKKRTT